Part of the Triticum aestivum cultivar Chinese Spring chromosome 4D, IWGSC CS RefSeq v2.1, whole genome shotgun sequence genome is shown below.
TTCAACTTCGTGGTATAGTTCACGTAATGTTTGTTTTCCATGTTTGTGTGCTAAGATGTCAATAAACAGATATGTGTTGTTTTGAAGTAGAAAGTTATGTGTTATTTTTGGTATTGTACAGTGAATATACGTGCTATTTATAAGTTAAGCAATAAGATTGAAAGTTCACCTTACCGTCTCCCAAAATTCACTTTTGAAATCTTTGTCTAATACTCGTTGGGAGAGTAGAACTAAAAGTCATCATAAAGCTATTAGCCATTGAAATATATAAGCAAGCGCTTCTACAATTTTTTTTAGAGAATTCTACAAATATTTGTGTGTCTTTTTAGTCAATACAAATATTTTTGTGTCCCCGCAAAAAAAATATTGTGAAGGCCCGGGTTTATCAACTAGAACTAGGGCCCCTGACTTGTCAGGGCCGGCCCTGGCCATAACTGACATCCATTGAGTTAGTTTTTTTTTAGGGTAAAATCCATTGAGTTAGTTGTAAGGAGGCCGCTTCGTAAAGCCCGTTACTAGTTAATGAGGCCCACTGTGTAAACTCTTATATTCATATATAAATAAAAAGGAGGCCCGTAACGAAAACCTTGCCTTTTCTTTACAATTTCAAATCGAAAATCCAAATTACAATACCAAATTGGAATGGCAAACAGATAGCATCACAATTCACAACACGTAAGACGCACACAGACTCACGTTCCCCGCCATGTACAGAAAGTCACCAGGAAACCTCTACAGGCCACAGAGCGGCAGGTCGAGCGGCGGCGGCATCGTGGTCTGGAGCTCGGTCTTGCCGTCCTCCACCACCAACGCCATGGCGAGCCCGCCGGTGAGATGCGCGTCGATGTGGCAGTGCACCAGCCACACGCCCGGGTTGTCTGCCAGGAAGCGCACCACGGCCCACCCGCCGACAGGCACGCCGATGGTGTTCCGGCTGGGCGGGTCGACCATGTTGAACTTGGCCTCGTCCCGCCTGGGGTTGTAGTTGCCGAAGCCGGTGGCGAGCACGTAGAAGTGGTAGCCGTGGATGTGCATGGGGTGCTCCTCCGCGGCGAAGATGCCCGTGTCCTGGAACACCATCTGCACCACGGCGCCGTACTTGACGCGGTACAGCCGCGTGCCCTTCACGGGCTGCCACAGCGCTCGGGGGACGTTCTGCGAGGTGTAGTCGAAGACCACCGGCGGGCGAGCGGGGAAGTCCTCGGTGAAGACGCCGGGGATGCGGTGGTAGTGCGCCTGCAGCAGGGAGACGGTGTTGGGGAGCTGGAACGACACGTTGTTCATGCTCGCGCCGAACCGGGTGTTGTTGGGGCCCTGGCAGAACGGGCCCGGCTGGCAGTTGAACAGACCGAAGCCAATGGTGGTGAACACCTCCTGTGTCACCGGTCCCGGCACCTTCACCGGCCCCGGGCTCCGGATGAGGTTCGAGAACCCGGTCGCCGTGTTCGTGTCGTTGTTCGCTGGCAGCATTGGGAACATCGGCGCCGGCCCTGCGCGGCCGGGATTGCCAGAGGATCGGGGACGGCCTAGGCCGGTGTGGCCTCCAACGCCAGCGCCTGCCCCTGTGGGCGGGCAGCCGGCCGCGTTCTTGTACTGGAagatggcggtggcggtggtgttgTCGAAGGGGACGTTCTGCGCTGAGGCGTAGACGCGGGCGCCGAGGTAGTAGCGGCCAGGGGCGGCGTGGGCGGTGACGAGGACGTCGGTGGTCTGTCCGGGGCCAAGAAGCACGACGGTTGTCTCGAAGGGCTTGGTGTacacggcgtcggcggcgaccaCCGTCATCTTGTGGCCGGCGAGGGAGACGAAGAGCTCGGAGTTCATGGCCGCGTTGATGATGCGTACCAGGTTCGTCTCGCCAGCGACCACCGGAATGATACTTGTCTCTGTGTGGTGATGTACATGCACACCGCGCAAATGATTAGTTTACTATATATTGTAATTGTACATGCACAGCGCCATTTTCCCCATTTCAATGTTGTATTGTGCTCCGGTCGTAGTGTTAGACAAGACCTATGCAAAGCTTCTCTGTACAAAAGAAGACCTATGCCAAGCTATGAGTTTTTTCCAAACCACTTTCACGTGCTGAGATGCTTTTTTTCAAACAAAAATTAAGTTCCTTTAGTCGGTTTAGCCATATCTGGAAATTTGTACTGCAAGGGAATGGCTCAAAAGAACACTGTTTGAAAACGTTTTAGTTTACTCAACAACCGCAATAATGAATCGATCTCCCGCACAACACAACCGAAGCGACTCTCACCTTGGCTGGAGCACGGGAGGAAATCCCCGGGCTGGCCGTTGATGAGGATGGTGTCAGAGACGTTGGGCGGCGCACCGGTGACCATGGACTGCCTGAGCACCGCGATCGGGTCCCTCCTCCACCACTCCGCTGCACATCCGTCGATGATCCAATCATCAGAAACCAAACAAACCAACTGATCGATCTCTCTCAGCAACAGCATTAGACTTAGACAGACAGTATGAATCGACATGCGTAGTATGTACCCAGGACGACGGGGAACTCCTTGTCGGGCTTGGGGAAGGGGTAGGGCATGCCGCGCTTGGGAAGGATGATGAGCGCGCCGTGCACGGTGGCGCGGAGCCAGGAGCTGTGCGCGTGCCACCACAGGGTGCCCTCCTGCTCCTGGATGGTGTAGCGGTACGTGTAGCTG
Proteins encoded:
- the LOC123097737 gene encoding laccase-3; its protein translation is MEATTATKRLMGLCCCLSGVLLLSFLLPGALAEERFYEFVVQETVVKRLCQTNRIITVNGQFPGPTIEVHNGDTLAIRAVNLAQYNVTLHWHGLRQLRNGWADGPEFVTQCPIRRGSSYTYRYTIQEQEGTLWWHAHSSWLRATVHGALIILPKRGMPYPFPKPDKEFPVVLAEWWRRDPIAVLRQSMVTGAPPNVSDTILINGQPGDFLPCSSQETSIIPVVAGETNLVRIINAAMNSELFVSLAGHKMTVVAADAVYTKPFETTVVLLGPGQTTDVLVTAHAAPGRYYLGARVYASAQNVPFDNTTATAIFQYKNAAGCPPTGAGAGVGGHTGLGRPRSSGNPGRAGPAPMFPMLPANNDTNTATGFSNLIRSPGPVKVPGPVTQEVFTTIGFGLFNCQPGPFCQGPNNTRFGASMNNVSFQLPNTVSLLQAHYHRIPGVFTEDFPARPPVVFDYTSQNVPRALWQPVKGTRLYRVKYGAVVQMVFQDTGIFAAEEHPMHIHGYHFYVLATGFGNYNPRRDEAKFNMVDPPSRNTIGVPVGGWAVVRFLADNPGVWLVHCHIDAHLTGGLAMALVVEDGKTELQTTMPPPLDLPLCGL